A single window of Ictalurus punctatus breed USDA103 chromosome 27, Coco_2.0, whole genome shotgun sequence DNA harbors:
- the slc8b1 gene encoding mitochondrial sodium/calcium exchanger protein isoform X1, whose protein sequence is MTAVCLIAALTLALKPEHVICEKWTSVSVNSTSLEPDRNLSAVTETSSVLNSNEDECDKVMTLPASQRCEFVLNTTDCHVEGGFINYPWITFCLFPAKLLPLAIFLYVLWLLILFLILGLIASEFFCPNLSAISSTLRLTHNVAGVTFLALGNGAPDVFSAMAAFSRPQTAGLAIGALFGAGIFVTTVVAGSVALVKPFTVASRPFLRDVIFYMAAVFWTFNILYKREILLQEALGYLGLYLLYVITVVVSAYIYNRQSRSLSEPLLNSTEFSQEEEYEPLISFTESTSSIFLRAINPLDSRSWRRIHWGWKVLKICQLPFEVVLLLTVPVVDTDKREHNWKRPLNCVHLITGPLVCVLTFNSGTYGLYLIEGEFPVWLLTALVGAFLSGIVYYSTTNEHRPLYHFLFALLGFIVSALWINTVASEVVSVLHLLGIVLRLSNTVLGLTLLAWGNSIGDCFADITIARQGYPRMAISACFGGIIFNMLFGVGLGCLLQMFKVHDFVMLESEGLLCWVLAAALGLSLVFSFVLVPLQCFHLSRAYGIFLLLFYAAFLIIALLTEFGKIHL, encoded by the exons ATGACAGCTGTGTGTTTGATCGCGGCGCTGACTCTTGCTCTGAAACCAGAACATGTTATCTGTGAGAAATGGACTTCTGTGTCAGTAAACAGCACTTCACTGGAACCCGACCGGAATCTCAGTGCAGTTACAGAGACTTCGTCTGTACTGAACAGCAATGAGGACGAG TGTGACAAGGTGATGACACTGCCTGCCAGCCAGCGCTGCGAGTTTGTTCTGAACACCACAGACTGCCATGTGGAGGGTGGCTTTATTAATTACCCCTGGATCACTTTTTGCTTGTTTCCTGCTAAACTCTTGCCTCTTgctatttttttatat GTTCTGTGGTTGTTGATTTTGTTCCTGATTCTTGGACTGATTGCATCAGAGTT ttTTTGTCCCAACCTCTCTGCAATCTCCTCCACTTTGAGGCTGACACATAATGTGGCT GGTGTGACATTTTTAGCCCTTGGTAATGGGGCTCCGGATGTGTTCAGTGCCATGGCTGCTTTCTCGCGTCCACAGACAGCTGGTCTGGCCATTGGAGCTTTGTTTG GGGCAGGCATCTTTGTGACCACAGTGGTGGCTGGGAGTGTTGCCCTGGTGAAGCCTTTCACTGTGGCGTCTCGCCCCTTCCTGCGTGATGTCATCTTCTACATGGCAGCTGTCTTCTGGACTTTCAACATTCTTTATAAGAGAGAGATTTTACTGCAAGAAGCCCTAG GATATCTGGGACTGTACTTGCTGTATGTTATAACTGTGGTGGTGAGTGCATATATTTATAACCGCCAGTCACGCTCCCTCAGTGAACCACTACTGAACTCTACAGAGTTTAGCCAAG AGGAGGAGTATGAGCCTTTGATCTCCTTCACTGAGTCAACCAGTAGCATTTTCCTGAGAGCTATTAACCCCTTAGATTCAAGGAGCTGGAGGAGGATACACTGGGGATGGAAAGTGCTCAAGATCTGTCAG CTGCCATTTGAGGTGGTGTTACTGCTGACAGTTCCAGTTGTGGATACTGATAAGAGGGAACATAATTGGAAACGCCCTCTTAACTGTGTGCACCTTATCACTGGGCCATTGGTATGTGTGCTTACCTTCAACTCAGGAACAT ATGGTCTGTACCTCATTGAGGGAGAATTTCCTGTGTGGCTGCTCACAGCCTTAGTCGGAGCTTTTCTGTCTGGCATAGTCTACTATTCTACTACTAATGAGCATCGTCCTCTTTACCACTTT CTCTTCGCTTTACTGGGATTCATAGTAAGTGCTTTGTGGATCAACACAGTGGCCTCTGAGGTTGTGAGTGTGTTGCACCTGCTGGGGATCGTCCTTCGTTTGAGTAATACTGTACTGGGACTCACACTTCTTGCATGGGGAAACAGCATCGGAG ATTGCTTTGCTGACATCACTATCGCACGGCAGGGCTACCCCCGCATGGCCATTTCCGCCTGCTTCGGAGGCATCATTTTCA ACATGCTGTTTGGAGTTGGTCTTGGCTGCCTGCTGCAGATGTTCAAAGTTCATGATTTCGTAATG CTGGAATCAGAGGGTTTGCTGTGTTGGGTGCTGGCAGCAGCGTTGGGTCTCTCTCTGGTCTTCTCATTTGTGCTGGTTCCTCTGCAGTGCTTTCACCTGAGTCGAGCCTATGGCATTTTCCTCCTGCTCTTCTATGCCGCCTTTCTCATTATCGCACTCCTCACAGAGTTTGGAAAGATCCACTTGTAA
- the slc8b1 gene encoding mitochondrial sodium/calcium exchanger protein isoform X2: MTLPASQRCEFVLNTTDCHVEGGFINYPWITFCLFPAKLLPLAIFLYVLWLLILFLILGLIASEFFCPNLSAISSTLRLTHNVAGVTFLALGNGAPDVFSAMAAFSRPQTAGLAIGALFGAGIFVTTVVAGSVALVKPFTVASRPFLRDVIFYMAAVFWTFNILYKREILLQEALGYLGLYLLYVITVVVSAYIYNRQSRSLSEPLLNSTEFSQEEEYEPLISFTESTSSIFLRAINPLDSRSWRRIHWGWKVLKICQLPFEVVLLLTVPVVDTDKREHNWKRPLNCVHLITGPLVCVLTFNSGTYGLYLIEGEFPVWLLTALVGAFLSGIVYYSTTNEHRPLYHFLFALLGFIVSALWINTVASEVVSVLHLLGIVLRLSNTVLGLTLLAWGNSIGDCFADITIARQGYPRMAISACFGGIIFNMLFGVGLGCLLQMFKVHDFVMLESEGLLCWVLAAALGLSLVFSFVLVPLQCFHLSRAYGIFLLLFYAAFLIIALLTEFGKIHL, from the exons ATGACACTGCCTGCCAGCCAGCGCTGCGAGTTTGTTCTGAACACCACAGACTGCCATGTGGAGGGTGGCTTTATTAATTACCCCTGGATCACTTTTTGCTTGTTTCCTGCTAAACTCTTGCCTCTTgctatttttttatat GTTCTGTGGTTGTTGATTTTGTTCCTGATTCTTGGACTGATTGCATCAGAGTT ttTTTGTCCCAACCTCTCTGCAATCTCCTCCACTTTGAGGCTGACACATAATGTGGCT GGTGTGACATTTTTAGCCCTTGGTAATGGGGCTCCGGATGTGTTCAGTGCCATGGCTGCTTTCTCGCGTCCACAGACAGCTGGTCTGGCCATTGGAGCTTTGTTTG GGGCAGGCATCTTTGTGACCACAGTGGTGGCTGGGAGTGTTGCCCTGGTGAAGCCTTTCACTGTGGCGTCTCGCCCCTTCCTGCGTGATGTCATCTTCTACATGGCAGCTGTCTTCTGGACTTTCAACATTCTTTATAAGAGAGAGATTTTACTGCAAGAAGCCCTAG GATATCTGGGACTGTACTTGCTGTATGTTATAACTGTGGTGGTGAGTGCATATATTTATAACCGCCAGTCACGCTCCCTCAGTGAACCACTACTGAACTCTACAGAGTTTAGCCAAG AGGAGGAGTATGAGCCTTTGATCTCCTTCACTGAGTCAACCAGTAGCATTTTCCTGAGAGCTATTAACCCCTTAGATTCAAGGAGCTGGAGGAGGATACACTGGGGATGGAAAGTGCTCAAGATCTGTCAG CTGCCATTTGAGGTGGTGTTACTGCTGACAGTTCCAGTTGTGGATACTGATAAGAGGGAACATAATTGGAAACGCCCTCTTAACTGTGTGCACCTTATCACTGGGCCATTGGTATGTGTGCTTACCTTCAACTCAGGAACAT ATGGTCTGTACCTCATTGAGGGAGAATTTCCTGTGTGGCTGCTCACAGCCTTAGTCGGAGCTTTTCTGTCTGGCATAGTCTACTATTCTACTACTAATGAGCATCGTCCTCTTTACCACTTT CTCTTCGCTTTACTGGGATTCATAGTAAGTGCTTTGTGGATCAACACAGTGGCCTCTGAGGTTGTGAGTGTGTTGCACCTGCTGGGGATCGTCCTTCGTTTGAGTAATACTGTACTGGGACTCACACTTCTTGCATGGGGAAACAGCATCGGAG ATTGCTTTGCTGACATCACTATCGCACGGCAGGGCTACCCCCGCATGGCCATTTCCGCCTGCTTCGGAGGCATCATTTTCA ACATGCTGTTTGGAGTTGGTCTTGGCTGCCTGCTGCAGATGTTCAAAGTTCATGATTTCGTAATG CTGGAATCAGAGGGTTTGCTGTGTTGGGTGCTGGCAGCAGCGTTGGGTCTCTCTCTGGTCTTCTCATTTGTGCTGGTTCCTCTGCAGTGCTTTCACCTGAGTCGAGCCTATGGCATTTTCCTCCTGCTCTTCTATGCCGCCTTTCTCATTATCGCACTCCTCACAGAGTTTGGAAAGATCCACTTGTAA
- the slc8b1 gene encoding mitochondrial sodium/calcium exchanger protein isoform X3: MTAVCLIAALTLALKPEHVICEKWTSVSVNSTSLEPDRNLSAVTETSSVLNSNEDECDKVMTLPASQRCEFVLNTTDCHVEGGFINYPWITFCLFPAKLLPLAIFLYVLWLLILFLILGLIASEFFCPNLSAISSTLRLTHNVAGVTFLALGNGAPDVFSAMAAFSRPQTAGLAIGALFGAGIFVTTVVAGSVALVKPFTVASRPFLRDVIFYMAAVFWTFNILYKREILLQEALGYLGLYLLYVITVVVSAYIYNRQSRSLSEPLLNSTEFSQEEEYEPLISFTESTSSIFLRAINPLDSRSWRRIHWGWKVLKICQLPFEVVLLLTVPVVDTDKREHNWKRPLNCVHLITGPLVCVLTFNSGTYGLYLIEGEFPVWLLTALVGAFLSGIVYYSTTNEHRPLYHFLFALLGFIVSALWINTVASEVVSVLHLLGIVLRLSNTVLGLTLLAWGNSIGDCFADITIARQGYPRMAISACFGGIIFTQTCCLELVLAACCRCSKFMIS; encoded by the exons ATGACAGCTGTGTGTTTGATCGCGGCGCTGACTCTTGCTCTGAAACCAGAACATGTTATCTGTGAGAAATGGACTTCTGTGTCAGTAAACAGCACTTCACTGGAACCCGACCGGAATCTCAGTGCAGTTACAGAGACTTCGTCTGTACTGAACAGCAATGAGGACGAG TGTGACAAGGTGATGACACTGCCTGCCAGCCAGCGCTGCGAGTTTGTTCTGAACACCACAGACTGCCATGTGGAGGGTGGCTTTATTAATTACCCCTGGATCACTTTTTGCTTGTTTCCTGCTAAACTCTTGCCTCTTgctatttttttatat GTTCTGTGGTTGTTGATTTTGTTCCTGATTCTTGGACTGATTGCATCAGAGTT ttTTTGTCCCAACCTCTCTGCAATCTCCTCCACTTTGAGGCTGACACATAATGTGGCT GGTGTGACATTTTTAGCCCTTGGTAATGGGGCTCCGGATGTGTTCAGTGCCATGGCTGCTTTCTCGCGTCCACAGACAGCTGGTCTGGCCATTGGAGCTTTGTTTG GGGCAGGCATCTTTGTGACCACAGTGGTGGCTGGGAGTGTTGCCCTGGTGAAGCCTTTCACTGTGGCGTCTCGCCCCTTCCTGCGTGATGTCATCTTCTACATGGCAGCTGTCTTCTGGACTTTCAACATTCTTTATAAGAGAGAGATTTTACTGCAAGAAGCCCTAG GATATCTGGGACTGTACTTGCTGTATGTTATAACTGTGGTGGTGAGTGCATATATTTATAACCGCCAGTCACGCTCCCTCAGTGAACCACTACTGAACTCTACAGAGTTTAGCCAAG AGGAGGAGTATGAGCCTTTGATCTCCTTCACTGAGTCAACCAGTAGCATTTTCCTGAGAGCTATTAACCCCTTAGATTCAAGGAGCTGGAGGAGGATACACTGGGGATGGAAAGTGCTCAAGATCTGTCAG CTGCCATTTGAGGTGGTGTTACTGCTGACAGTTCCAGTTGTGGATACTGATAAGAGGGAACATAATTGGAAACGCCCTCTTAACTGTGTGCACCTTATCACTGGGCCATTGGTATGTGTGCTTACCTTCAACTCAGGAACAT ATGGTCTGTACCTCATTGAGGGAGAATTTCCTGTGTGGCTGCTCACAGCCTTAGTCGGAGCTTTTCTGTCTGGCATAGTCTACTATTCTACTACTAATGAGCATCGTCCTCTTTACCACTTT CTCTTCGCTTTACTGGGATTCATAGTAAGTGCTTTGTGGATCAACACAGTGGCCTCTGAGGTTGTGAGTGTGTTGCACCTGCTGGGGATCGTCCTTCGTTTGAGTAATACTGTACTGGGACTCACACTTCTTGCATGGGGAAACAGCATCGGAG ATTGCTTTGCTGACATCACTATCGCACGGCAGGGCTACCCCCGCATGGCCATTTCCGCCTGCTTCGGAGGCATCATTTTCA CTCAGACATGCTGTTTGGAGTTGGTCTTGGCTGCCTGCTGCAGATGTTCAAAGTTCATGATTTCGTAA